ACTGCCTTTTGATGAAGACGAGGCTAAAATTTCGGCAGAGCTCTATCCTATTAGTAAATCGCTTGGACTTTCTCTTGGTGATAGAGCATGCCTCAGCTTGGGACTAAAACGTGGTTTACCAGTTCTGACTACGGATAAAACATGGTCTAAAATTAATTTGGAGATAGATATACGCGTCTTGCGCTAAAAGCAGTCATTCTCAACTGAGTCAATTTGACGGACTTTTTAGCAAACGAAAATTTTCCCAGATTTAACACCAGGCTGCTTCTGTTAAAGGAAATTAAAGATGATCGAAAGTTATTTAAACTGGAAGCCGTTTAAAGAAGGCAAGGTTTCTCTTGAAACCCTGGCAAAGGATCTCGATCTCAGTATGAGCGAAACCTGGCTCTTCTTGCTGAATACGGTATTTAATCTTCTGTTTCGTACGATTAATAAAGGGGATATCTGTCCCTATTATTCTAAATATCTTTTCTCTCGAAGATAGATAGAGCCAATATTAATGGTAGAAAAAGCCATACGAGAAGAACAAAGAAGGAAAGCATAAAACCATTAAAACTTCCAAAGGTATTATTGAGGACAGCCCCTGCAGGTCCGATAAGAGCCGCGCTTCCTAGCGATGTAAGAAATGTGGTTCTTACAAGGTCGGCAGGATTCAGGAAGAGAAGAGCAATTATTACTTCTCCAACGGCCAGGGTTATACCTACCAGAATAAAATCGTAGATAATCACAAACCAAAACCAGAGCATGAAGCTAAATCCAATTGACTTCGCCTTTTCCCCTAAAACTATAGAGGTAAGGGATGCGATTGAGATGAATACGAGCGATAACAAAATGGAAAGAAGGATGAGAAGTAAATAGTGTCCAATTTCTCCATAACCAATGTTTAGAATAAGAATTAGCCCGGCAGAAATAAAACCAAGAATAAGGGTGGTAGTTATAGCCATTGCAAGACCGAGATATTTCCCCAATATAGCTTCTCGTCGGCTGATGGGTTGAATCAAAAGCATTTCCCAGGATTCTTTAGCTCCTGTGAAGCTATTCGCTCCCATTATGAGTGCCATGAGGGGGACAAGAATCAATACAAGATTCAATAAACTTAACGCTGGCTTCAAGAAGGTATTATCTCCACCGCCTATAATTCCAGAATAGGATACGGTTGAATCAAGAAGAATAAAAAGAACTGCGAAAAAGAAAAACCATCTGTTCCTTATTGCATCCAAAAATTCCCTTTTAGCAATTACAAAAACTGGCTTCATATCAGTGTTCATGACTTGGGTTCCAATCTATATTGAACAAGGAATCAAATTTAATAACTTGACCTCTGTTTTTATCGGAAATCTCTTTAGCTTTATAGAAGTCTTTAAAGGCAACGATTCCGTATCCCATCGGTGTGTGAATCTCAGGAGAAATAACAAAGTGGGCTTCTTCTCCTTTAATCCAAGATGTGCTATCAAAATCTGTAACCCAGAAATAAACCTTCCCTCGAACGAGATTTTTGGATTGTGCGTAAGCCATCATGCATCCAATATCGTCAAACTTGTGAACCTTCCTTTTTTCAAGGATCTCTGCTGCGTAATGAAAATCGTCTATCGTCATTCTGCAGTATTCGCACATGTCTACTTCAGAGTTGATTGGGACAGGGGTATCTGCAGATTTACAACTAATGGTTAATAAGATTAGAGATAGAGAGACCACTAATACAAAATTAAGAAAGCATTTAGTAATAGACTTATAGATAAGTTTTGATAGAGATTTTTTTCCCTTCCCCCCTAGTGGGGGAAGGTTAGGATGGGGGGAGACATGGCAGTCTTTAATACACCCCACCTTATTCCTCCCCCTCAAGGGGGGAGGAAATGTAAATGGATAGAGTCCTTGCAGATTTGCTGTCATTAAATGGAATAACTTATGAATCAGAATTATTCTCCGTGTATTTGATGAATATTTCTTCGAGTGAAGGGTCTTCAGTCCAAAAATCCACTATGCTAAACCCGTTTTCAATCAGGGTCTTGATCACGTTAGTTTTATCCTTCGGAGTTATAACACACCTAAGATTTCTTCCATTAATTGATGCATTCTCTATTCCCGCGTCTTCAATGAGTTTGAGCAAGTTCGAACTGGGGTTTTCAATCACTACTTCGAGGATAGAACCCATTTGTAGCTTGCTTCTTAAGCCTTCCAACGTGTCAAGTGCTACTACCTTGCCTCGAATCATGATGGCGATTCTATCGGCCAGCTCTTCTACATAGCTGAGGATATGGGAGGAGAGGAGGATTGTCTTTCCCCTGCTTTTTTCTTCTCGGATGAGTTTTTTAAAAGTGATTCTTCCCTCTGGGTCCAGGCTAATTGTGGGCTCATCAAGGATAAGAATTGGAGGGTCAGAAATAATCGCTTGGGCAAGTGCAAGCCTCTGTAACATTCCACCCGATAGGGCTTTGACTTTTTTATTTCTTTGTTCGAGGATTCCTACAGAGTTCAGGACCTTCTCCAGGTTGATGTTATTAGTTCTTTTAAGCGCGCCGTAAAATTCAATTACTTCAAACACGCTCAAGTTGTCGTGAAATGAAATCCTCTGCGGGAGATATCCGATTCGCCTTTTTATCCCCTTTATATCCTGACTTAATTCAATATCATCAACAAAGATCTTTCCACTGCTTGGATATATTAGCCCAACAATGGTATTTAGAAGAGTAGTCTTTCCTGCCCCATTTGGGCCAACTATAGCAAAGGTTTCGCCTTTCTTTATTTCAAGGGTAACTCCTCGAAGGGCCCTTAAATTTCCGTAATCCTTTATGAGATTTTCAATTCTAATCATCTAGAATCTTTTTCGATTCGGATAGGATTCATTAATGGATAGGGATCCTCTAACTCTACAGGGTTCAGAGCTGGAAGGACTCTTTCAGCAAACTCGAGCGCACGAAATCCAGGACTCTCTAAGAAAACCGTGAGGTCGGCATAGCGCTTCACTAGATAGGAAATAAGCTTAACTGGCTTATAGG
The window above is part of the Thermodesulfobacteriota bacterium genome. Proteins encoded here:
- a CDS encoding ABC transporter permease subunit, which produces MNTDMKPVFVIAKREFLDAIRNRWFFFFAVLFILLDSTVSYSGIIGGGDNTFLKPALSLLNLVLILVPLMALIMGANSFTGAKESWEMLLIQPISRREAILGKYLGLAMAITTTLILGFISAGLILILNIGYGEIGHYLLLILLSILLSLVFISIASLTSIVLGEKAKSIGFSFMLWFWFVIIYDFILVGITLAVGEVIIALLFLNPADLVRTTFLTSLGSAALIGPAGAVLNNTFGSFNGFMLSFFVLLVWLFLPLILALSIFERKDI
- a CDS encoding nitrous oxide reductase accessory protein NosL, which codes for MGCIKDCHVSPHPNLPPLGGKGKKSLSKLIYKSITKCFLNFVLVVSLSLILLTISCKSADTPVPINSEVDMCEYCRMTIDDFHYAAEILEKRKVHKFDDIGCMMAYAQSKNLVRGKVYFWVTDFDSTSWIKGEEAHFVISPEIHTPMGYGIVAFKDFYKAKEISDKNRGQVIKFDSLFNIDWNPSHEH
- a CDS encoding ABC transporter ATP-binding protein, yielding MIRIENLIKDYGNLRALRGVTLEIKKGETFAIVGPNGAGKTTLLNTIVGLIYPSSGKIFVDDIELSQDIKGIKRRIGYLPQRISFHDNLSVFEVIEFYGALKRTNNINLEKVLNSVGILEQRNKKVKALSGGMLQRLALAQAIISDPPILILDEPTISLDPEGRITFKKLIREEKSRGKTILLSSHILSYVEELADRIAIMIRGKVVALDTLEGLRSKLQMGSILEVVIENPSSNLLKLIEDAGIENASINGRNLRCVITPKDKTNVIKTLIENGFSIVDFWTEDPSLEEIFIKYTENNSDS